The proteins below are encoded in one region of Oncorhynchus tshawytscha isolate Ot180627B linkage group LG04, Otsh_v2.0, whole genome shotgun sequence:
- the LOC121846321 gene encoding LOW QUALITY PROTEIN: kinesin-like protein KIF18A (The sequence of the model RefSeq protein was modified relative to this genomic sequence to represent the inferred CDS: inserted 2 bases in 2 codons; deleted 2 bases in 1 codon), whose amino-acid sequence MDVCSHVKVVVRVRPTNDNEKCENFRNVVQVVDNHMLIFDPKEQQMTSFGGPRVRNRDVNKRANKDLKFVFDNVFGEDSSQVDIFENTTKRILDGVLNGFNCTVFAYGATGAGKTHTMLGSSNDPGVMYRTMTELFNRMDQVKEEKIFDVAFSYLEVYNEQIRDLLANVGPLAVREDPSKGVVIQGLTLHQPKSAEHILEALDYGNRNRTQHPTDMNATSSRSHAVFQIYLKQQDRTASLNPNVRVAKMSLIDLAGSERASATNAKGARQREGANINRSLLALGNVINALADPKSKKAHIPYRDSKLTRLLKDSLAGNCRTVMIANISPSSKSYDDTHNTLKYANRAKEIKSSLKRNVVSLDSHIGQYAVICERQREEIIQLKKKLKEYEERKMDPLVPGVSNTISSQNQTEIHKVSESLQSIFSSRTQIRXEHLVLERQLKENELRQRHSEECNQQAQLFSAKDKTEKATCKHERKLASLLTQQQHIRKRLKEVELCFLENEGWLHRVENDVKLLGQDSQPPVVLQKDLRCHRLQLQVEDLKQHIEQMTHLIGIQDQENKQTKKMVDMLLPAYSRQYWALRGSGLVTAADEAENQDLEHLVLRERXVVWADQEKAGEQKDEETQAEGSRLRPELVPILSFSHLICPHQNSPCSSAEKHKRRVSLRLQPNSSSKGPAAQVTVMEPIPKKHTRRKLAVSPPNPGSVVSASAQVPMVLQEVLRQEGMFPLLYTPEASSTLNRPSLLPLQDYAVNDPNMTFDIEDGDNESALANATAILYQCSPNHQAETLCPLSPSQQQAPEPMT is encoded by the exons ATGGACGTGTGCAGCCATGTCAAAGTGGTTGTACGTGTGCGGCCAACTAACGACAATGAGAAGTGCGAGAACTTCAGGAATGTGGTCCAAGTTGTGGACAACCACATGCTAATATTTGACCCCAAGGAACAGCAAATGACATCTTTCGGGGGACCAAGAGTTCGAAACAGAGATGTCAACAAGAGAGCCAATAAGGACCTGAAATTTGTCTTTGATAATGTTTTTGGGGAGGATTCTTCTCAGGTGGATATCTTTGAGAACACCACTAAAAGGATACTTGATGGAGTGTTGAATGGCTTTAACTGTACAG TCTTTGCTTATGGCGCAACAGGAGCAGGCAAGACACACACCATGTTGGGCTCAAGCAATGACCCGGGTGTGATGTATCGCACCATGACGGAGCTCTTCAACCGTATGGATCAAGTCAAGGAAGAGAAAATATTTGATGTAGCATTTTCTTATCTTGAG GTCTATAATGAGCAGATCCGAGACCTCTTGGCTAATGTGGGCCCTCTTGCAGTGAGGGAGGACCCCTCGAAAGGAGTGGTTATCCAAGGCCTTACTCTGCACCAG CCTAAGTCTGCTGAGCACATCCTTGAAGCTTTGGATTATGGCAATCGGAATAGAACGCAGCACCCCACTGACATGAATGCCACCTCGTCACGGTCCCATGCTGTATTTCAG ATTTACTTGAAGCAACAGGACAGGACGGCTAGCCTTAATCCAAATGTCCGTGTGGCCAAAATGAGCCTGATTGACCTCGCTGGCTCCGAGCGAGCAAGTGCCACTAATGCAAAGGGAGCACGTCAACGGGAAGGCGCTAACATCAACCGTTCACTCCTTGCCCTGGGAAATGTTATCAACGCTCTGGCTGACCCTAAG AGTAAGAAAGCCCACATTCCATACAGGGACAGCAAGCTAACACGACTCCTTAAAGAT TCTTTGGCGGGGAACTGCAGGACGGTCATGATTGCCAACATTAGCCCCTCCTCCAAATCTTATGACGACACCCACAACACACTGAAATACGCCAACCGGGCCAAAGAGATCAAATCATCG CTCAAGAGGAATGTTGTCAGCTTGGACAGTCACATCGGCCAGTATGCAGTGATATGCGAGAGGCAGCGAGAAGAG ATCATTCAGTTAAAGAAGAAGTTGAAAGAGtatgaggagaggaagatggaccCTCTTGTTCCTGGAGTCTCTAATACCATTTCCAGTCAGAACCAAACAGAGATTCACAA GGTGTCAGAGTCCCTACAGAGCATTTTCTCCAGCCGTACTCAGATCA AGGAGCACCTTGTTCTGGAGCGGCAGCTCAAGGAGAACGAGTTACGTCAGCGTCACAGCGAGGAGTGCAACCAGCAGGCCCAACTCTTCAGTGCCAAAGACAAGACTGAGAAG GCCACCTGCAAGCACGAGCGCAAGCTGGCTTCCCTGCTCACACAGCAGCAGCACATCCGCAAGAGGCTGAAGGAGGTTGAGCTGTGCTTCCTTGAGAATGAGGGCTGGCTGCACCGCGTGGAGAATGACGTGAAGCTACTGGGACAGGACTCCCAGCCACCAGTG GTACTCCAGAAGGACCTTCGCTGCCACAGGCTCCAGCTACAGGTAGAGGACCTCAAGCAGCACATTGAGCAAATGACCCACCTCATCGGCATCCAGGACCAGGAGAACAAACAGACTAAAAA AATGGTGGACATGCTGCTGCCTGCCTACAGCAGACAGTACTGGGCGCTGAGGGGGTCGGGCCTGGTCACAGCTGCCGACGAGGCTGAGAACCAGGACCTGGAGCACCTGGTCCTCAGGGAGA GTGTGGTGTGGGCCGATCAGGAGAAGGCTGGGGAGCAGAAGGACGAGGAGACCCAGGCTGAGGGTTCCAGGCTTAGGCCAGAGCTCGTACCTATCCTGTCATTTTCACACCTCATCTGTCCCCATCAAAACAGTCCCTGCAGTA GTGCTGAGAAACATAAGAGGAGAGTCTCGCTGCGCCTTCAACCCAATTCATCATCGAAAG GCCCAGCAGCCCAGGTGACAGTGATGGAACCAATTCCCAAGAAACATACCAGGAGGAAGCTGGCAGTGTCTCCACCAAACCCTGGGAGTGTTGTCTCCGCCTCAGCGCAGGTTCCCATGGTCCTCCAGGAGGTTTTAAGACAGGAGGGGATGTTTCCACTGCTCTACACTCCAGAGGCCAGCAGTACACTCAACAGGCCTTCACTCCTGCCTCTCCAGGACTATGCAGTCAATGACCCCAACATGACATTTGACATTGAAGATGGAGACAATGAATCAGCTCTTGCCAACGCTACCGCCATCCTTTACCAATGTAGCCCCAATCATCAGGCTGAGACTTTGTGCCCCTTGAGTCCAAGCCAACAGCAGGCTCCCGAGCCAATGACATGA